In Meleagris gallopavo isolate NT-WF06-2002-E0010 breed Aviagen turkey brand Nicholas breeding stock chromosome 15, Turkey_5.1, whole genome shotgun sequence, one DNA window encodes the following:
- the LOC109370008 gene encoding ribosome biogenesis protein BOP1-like — translation MEQPLELESDDDLTDSEESVYSGLEDSGSDSTNSSAGEEEDEEEREEPGNGAAPEVRSGDGGRLPGWGALLEHCARRWAPIQGRLGTAGRAQRRGKTDSEQGERIDSREPFGKRSPKAHLCRTN, via the exons ATGGAGCAG CCCCTGGAGCTCGAGAGCGATGACGACCTGACAGACAGCGAGGAGAGCGTTTACTCGGGGCTGGAGGACTCCGGCAGCGACAGCACCAACAGCAGCGccggggaggaggaggatgaagaggagCGGGAGGAGCCCGGCAACGGGGCAGCCCCCGAGGTAAGGAGCGGGGATGGGGGGAGGCTGCCTGGGTGGGGGGCACTGCTGGAGCACTGCGCCCGGCGCTGGGCTCCCATCCAGGGCAGACTGGGAACTGCTGGGAGAGCCCAGCGGAGGGG AAAGACCGACTCTGAACAAGGAGAACGCATCGACAGCCGTGAGCCCTTCGGAAAACGCAGCCCCAAAGCTCATCTCTGCAGGACTAATTAA